Part of the Bos indicus isolate NIAB-ARS_2022 breed Sahiwal x Tharparkar chromosome 29, NIAB-ARS_B.indTharparkar_mat_pri_1.0, whole genome shotgun sequence genome is shown below.
ctttgtaagtgaaaagtgcaagaattacaggaaaataataaagaatatagatctcttcaggaaaattggagacaCCATAggaatacttcatgcaaagataggcacaataaaggacagaaaagtcaaagacctaacagaagcagatgagattaagaagagatagcaagaatgaaCAGAAGACATATACAAAAATGgtcataatgacccagatagAGATGATGTTGGGGTCACTCATGTGAAGCCAGATATACCAgagcatgaagtcaagtgggccttaggaagcatcactacaagcaaagctagtgtaggtgatggaattccagctgagctgttttaAACATCCTAAAGAATGagactgttaaagtgctgcattcaatatgtcagcaaatttggaaaactcagcagtggccacagtgctGGAAAAGGtctgctttcattccaatccaaaagaaaggcaattccaaagaatgttcaacctatcATGCCTTTGTGttcatctcacttgctagcaaggtaatgctcaaaatccttcaagctaagcgtCACAagacatgaactgagaacttgcagatgtgcAAACTGgtttgaggaaccagagatcaagttgccagaatccattggaccatagagaaagcaagggaattccagaaaaacttctacatctgcttcactgactatgctaaaacctttcaCTGTTTggccacaacaaactgtgggaaattcttaggaGAATGGGAATagcagatcaccttacctgtctccggAAACTCCGTATGTAGATCAAAAAGTggcagttagaatcagacacggAACAACTAAGtgatttaaaattgggaaaggagtatgacaaggtaTACATTGTCACTCTGGGTATTGAATTTGTATGTAGGAAAGATGATTTGATATGCTGGACTGCATAAATcccaagatggaatcaagattgctgggaaatcAACATCCACAGATATGATTATGACACAACACaaatagcagaaagcaaacaaCTAAAGACCAATTGATAAGGAGAGGAGatgaaaaaaagctggcttaaaactcaacattcaaaaaactattcaCAAAAAGACACTCAAtattcatggcatccagtctcaccaCTTCACATCATATAGATGAGGGAGAAGTacaaacagtggcagattttattttcttgggcttcaaaatcactatggaccttgaccgcagccacaaaattaaaagacactggctccttggaaggaagaaaggctatgaaaaACCTGcacagtgtatcaaaaagcagagactcacTTTGCTACAGAGGTCTGtagtgtcaaagctatggttttttcagtaatcaGGTACACATGTGATATCTGGACCATAAGAAAcggtgaatgccaaagaattgagcttttgaactgtggtgcttgagaagattcttcagagtcccttatacaacaaggagatcaaaccagtcaatctgaaaggaaatcaacatcTGACCCCTGCTGTCTTAGCTTAGGCATCTACTGAAAGTCTCCAAGTGGAAAGAACAGATGCTTCCACTGCAAAAGTGCCTAACCATGGCAGTCCCAAGCAAATAATTTGTAGCTCCACCATTGGAGGAAGCTCAGAAAGGCTGAAGTCTCAGTGTACCCTGGGTCTCCCGATATAGGCGTTGCATTCTCCCCAGCTGCATTGGAGGCCAAGGAAGAAGCATTCTGGGCCCTGGAGTAGGGGGATGGCTCAGAGATCCACTGGGGCCACCACTTACCAAGTAAGACTGGAAAGGATGGGCAGGCTATGTGGCAGAGAGCTGGTGACTGGGGTGTGGGAACAAAAGGGAACCAGCTCTGCATGAAGTACCTCAcccaaaatcccctggaggagaagccaAGCAATAGATCATCTGAGATGGGATGAAGAGAGTCTATTTCATTACCCCTTATAATTCTCCTGAATGAGGAGGTGGTGGAGTTGGTGGGTAATCACAAACTCTTCCATGGCCTAGACCATCTGCCAGTCACtatctgccggggaccagccccggctgatccagggtattcgaaggagagacggcgtaggcgaagatcaggaaacaattgcttaattaaatgttaattaaggatataaagagtaatagaatgaggatagctcagtaaaattcagtgaagaaaagaggctgaaataaggatagctcagtgaggaaattcagtggagaaaagaggctgagtagcttggtttacacgggagaccaataaaatttcaagacaagaagtttgcaccacttacgtaggccgcaggcgtccttccgttctcccgaaggagaggagacactgaggcctccccggtcggatcttagaagcccaggcataattagtaaggaTGGCAGGTTCCGcgttccagatggagactcagccagagtgagagagagagcgacatggggagaccagtatttcgagaaactgatcccaattctttattttccatggtctacttttatacactgagatgttatgcaaaagtcacgtggggacagcagtcctgacttttattaaagtcaggtgcttcacacaaatgtatacagaggtcttaggggtgttacatcatcttctggccaggggggcctgctgacaatttacgaccctctccttgtgacaggggtcagtcaatcaggacacttacttctccagggctgattattctcaaaacagacgccacccaaataaagttacattcctacagggtgacggtgtagtgggttttagttaaggaaagaatttacttagcctaaggtctaacgtgattaatatcaaaggttaatacttatttcttctatatattcattaatgtgtgtaagggcaggggatgtggagacttagcaacaaacgttggctcaacaaatgaaaaacacttcaccaacacaatttctaattagcccactatacttatagttttctaacttctctaaagaacctgtttttagagggtttaaagcatctcgtgcctctcacggttgggaggctgtgagcctgatgagcctgtcaggcaggctagagaaccttcagaggagtttgtaggttaaaacactcttgtcacacccaagagtttttattgactggagctctaggttaactccttctccgaaagaggtggtgggggacagccccccataaagtcagaggtgtaggtaagagcacaaagtagtaaagtaggcaggctctgattatgggggtagacgctcgaggatttccagggggactcctgaggctcgatcccgcctttgcgtatgtcgagcctccttcctcatgacctttgccatgggcggagtacctcactctggcccccaacaactATCCTTGGGGCTGCCTCTCCACATCTTCAGTCATGTAGTTCTGGAGGAAACTGACAATCATGTGTGCTGCTGTGTCAGGCCAATGACCATGTAAAGCCAATCATAGGACCCCATGGCCCTGCCAGGATGGCTGATCTAGGGCTGTACATGTGCACTGAGATACATCATTCAGAGAATACCCTTGAACTCTAATGGCTCCAAGCTTCTTTCTTTACTAGGAGATGCCTTCAGGATATAATACCCTAGGACAGGTAGCTTGGACTCCCTCATTAGGTGTAGAAGCCTTAAGGAAGAAATTTGTCATGCTAAGACCATcaaagaagagggaagggaaaggccgagagagagaaagagagaactgaTGACTTCTGATTTATTGGGTCCAGTCACAGAGATCTTTGTATTTGCTCTGAGTCTTGTGTCCTGGATTCCCAGAATCATTTCAATGAGTCTCCCTTTTCCTTGAGGGCAGGTGGAGGTGGGCTCCTCTCAATTTTGATTCAGACTTGGTTCTAGATACTTCAATCCCAGACACAAACAGAGGCAACCATTTGTTTCAGCACCATTAAGAGTGATACCCTTTATTCTTTACTGAGAATAGGGTGTGCAGACCACCAAACACAGTTCACCAGCATCCTGGGCAACAGTGCCCaaagtgtgagtgagtgtgtgttagGAGCGGCCTCATTGATTCCTGAACCACTCCAAGCATTTATACTGCCCTTGCCAGGCCAATCCTATCATTTCCTCGATCAAAGACTGAGAAATACCGCCTCAGGAAGACGTCACCCAGGATCCAGAACTCTTTAGGTAGACTCAATCGGTGCTCTTTAAAGGCAGTATAGCAGTGGCCTCTAGAATCCTGGGGGAATCAGAGACATACACCAGTCAGCGTGAGCCCTTACCAGTGACTCCCCCCAATATCCAGACCCAGCACAATTCTTTGTTTTATCTCCCTCTTTTGGTAAGTATCAAGGGGTTTTCTCAGCAGCCGGGGATATGAGAGTTCATCCAAAATCAAAGAGGTCCAAGACATGAGGTTGCCATGAGGAAGGATGTAGGGTAGGGGAGGAGTGGTAGTTCAGAAACAGaggaatgaaaaacaacaaagtccCACTGTAGAGCACaagaaactatattcaacattcAGTGATaaatcacatgaaaaagaataagaaaatatattttttatgtgtataactgagtcacattgctgtgcagcagaacttaatgccacaatgaagattaGCCACgtttcaatataattttttttgaaaagaacaaGTGTGTCCATAGCTCTCCTCActccctgtttctttccttctgactcTTGCTCCTTGTTTTCTCTGCAGAGAATGCTGGTTCTCCTTCTGCGTCCCCACAATctgtactttatttaaaaaaactttattttgtattggagtatagctgattaacaatattctgagtttcaggtggacagtaaagggactcaaccatatgTATCCAGGTATCCTGGTCCCAAAgacacccctcccatccaggctgtcatataactgagtggagttccctgtgctacacagcaactcattgttggttatccatcttaaatagagCAGTGCCCACAACATGTTCTTGAAGCTTTAACTCAGGAAATCTGCGAAGCTTCCTTCAGCCCACACTCACCCTCTCTGGCCACTCCAGGCTTGGTTGGGTTAACTACTCTTGTTTCCCATTTGCACTGGTCAGTCTGTAGCCCTCATCACCCCTAGTAAGTCCCCAGTGTCCCAGTGCAGATCATCTTGAGatgccatttgcatggaatcCAGTGCAGTTTTGCCTAGAATCAAGCAACTCTCCATATGGCTCAATGAGTTTGTGGTTTTAGAATTCCTGaaattccctctcttcctcaaaGCCTTCTTTGAGCCCATCAGCCTGCTTTGAACTCCCGCAGGGAGCTGACATGAAGCCTCCACCCTGTGCCCGGGCAGAGGAGTCACTGTGCACTCAGTATTCACCTTAGTATCCAACCTCCCCACAGAGGGGTATCCCAACTCACAAAGGAGGCACCTGGCCGGAGCAAGGGAAAATACAGCCGAGAACTAGGCTGACcatgtaatttatcatccaaaccaggAAAACTTTGAGAAGGGAAGGGAGCCTGTTAACTTATGCTGGGACATCACACTGGGACTATCCCCAGATATTCTCCTTGTAACATGGCCCATTTCAGGGACTGCTAGTGCTGAATTTCATGTTCATGCACCTAAGGGTTCAGATTGAATTGAAGCTCTTTGAGGACTGAGAATCTTAGTGTTCCCCTCTCCCTGACTCCCACCATGCCATATGGTGTGGCCTCTCCACATTTATTTCAGGAAGATCAGTGTCCCACACGGCCATTTACTCTGAAGTGATTGGTTTTGTGGGAGTCACTGGCCCAGCCACCGGGTTCAGCAGCATCTGCAATGGTTTGACATGGCCTCCAGAGGGCGCCCTCCTCCAAGCAGCACCCCAAGGGTTCCTGCAAGCTCCAGTTTGAGAACTAACCCTCAGTATTGTCCTCTCACCTTGAGGATGTAGGCTCGAGCTGGCAGTCGGTAGTTGATGCTGTTGATGGTGAAGATAATAGACGGCAGGGTACTGACCGCAGAACATGAAACATAATACTATTAAAGAGAGAGGGTGAGAGGTTGGCCCTGGTGATACTTGTTGTGTGTGAAGACTGGGAGTGACCCTGGGGCATGACCCTTCACCTTGGAACCCCGTGGCGTGGCGCCGATGAGCTTCTGTATGTTATCGACCAGTGGTTTTGGGCCATCAATCAATGGTGCCCCGGTGTCCACAAGGGCCTCGCAGCCTCCAGAACAAGCAATAACCTTTCTTTCAAAGGAGATGCTGAGAAACAATGGAAGAAAGTGGGCATCAAGGTAACTCTGAGCCTCCCCAGAGTTGCCCCCTTCCTGACTGTCTTCTAAACAGCCCTTTGTctcttgccctcttttcctttgctaTCGACACAGTACTTTTCTTGACACCCTTGAATGTAGTACTTGAATACACCAGGATTTTTGTACCTTGACACAATCTGGTCTTCCTTCTAGAAGACTCCACTGCACTTTGACTAGGAAATTTCTCCTCATCTTCCAGATTCCAgcttaattttattgttttggggaaGTCTTTCCCCGAGTGTTTATGAGTCTCCTGTCTTAGTCATTCTCTGTAGACCCTTCCTCATGTCTgtcgctgctactgctgctaactcacttcagtcatatccaactctgtgcgacctcatagagggcagcccaccaggctctgccatccctgggattgtccaggcaagagtactggagtgagttgccattgccttctcctcctcatgTCTAGCATGTACCAAAGTCATAATTCACTATGTAGGCGAGTCACTTCATGTACATCTGCCTTCTTAGATGTGAGGGCGAGTTTTATTCTCCTTGCCTCCCTAAAGTGCCTGTCACACAGTGGATGCCCAAAGCTTGTCTgttcaatgagtgaatgaaaactTAGAAAACAATAAGTAACCTCCAGAGAGCTGTATCTTTTGGGGAACAAATAACGGGTCACACACAGAGTGAAGATGGAGATTCGCAGGGGCAGCATATTCTCACAGTAGGGGGAGAGAGGGCCTTCTCTGGGACAGGGTGTCTCCCAGCACTGCTTCTACAACCAGCTCAAACCCTGAGACCCTGGCCAGGAAATACATGACTAGCCCATAGAAACTTCAAAGGACAGGTCAGCTTTTGTCTGACAGTCTCTCACAGAATCCTATCAATTATGCCTCTTGTCCTCAGGTCACTCCTGGATCCCACCTTCCTGATCCTCTGTAATAGCCCCTGTCCCACTGTGTGCCCAAGAATTTGGTGTGTCTTTTCTAttagttgctttcatgtcttaacACTGCAGGCAACCACTCTCCACTGCTGGATAGCTGCTCCCTAAGAAGAccagttttccccattttctcagGACTGTCCCTGTTTTTTAACTGACATTTGTCTGTACTGAGAATTTCCTATGTCCTAAGTAGCCCTGGACAGTCGGTCGTCTTATCATAACTCTGTTCAGGCTGGAGATATTCTCCCTGATCCTCTGTTCACCACACTGTAGAGTTCTCTAACCATACTCCCCCACCTCAAAAGGCAGTGGGTGCAGCCTTCTCCCAGCTACACAGACCTCTCTGGTGCCTTTTAGGACCCTGATTAGAGCCATGCTCAGATTATGAACCCATGAGTTGTTTGTGTATTTATGTGCTTGTCtatttgtttgtatgtgtgtttgcatgttttttttgtgtgtgcttgtgtgtctctGACTAGTTATGCATGTTTTTATGTGTTGCTGTGTATGTTTTTATGTGTCTGCTTGTGTGTTTCcatgtttctgtgtgtctgtctgtgtcatTGTGGgtggtgtgtatgtctgtgtgactgtgtgtctgagaatacatttgtgtgtgtctctctgtgtccatGTACAGTAGTGGGAGCATCACTTGGGCTGACCCTCAGAGGGAGAGGCTTACCGGTCCATGTGTACAATCCAGCCACCCGCTTGGATCAATGGTACCCACTTGAGCTCTCCCTTGTAGTAGCGGTGGTCCACCCCACCAAACATCACCACACTGCCCTCCCGCTTGTCTCTgtagagagaagagaggggggGATCCTTGGAGGACAGTAATAACAGAACTGTCTGAGAGCTGTGCTTGTCTACCCATCAAGGCCCTAATAAGGTCCCCAGGTACAGATGCAAAAATCAAGTCTAGGAGAGATTGAGATCCAGACTAAGGTCTGTTACAGGCTAATGAGTGGCACAGAGGAGGTTAAaagctgaatcacttggctggGCTCTGCCTACTATGTCTTCTGAAGATGCCCTGGACCTCCAGCGACCTGAGTGCTTAGACACCCTCAGAGGACAGGGTGCTGAAGTGTTTTGGCCTTCCCCTTGTCCACCTTgttatttttcaggaaaatcaaGGCCTGGGAGTTCTAAGGGTGTGGGTTCAGGTCACCCAGAATTGGCTCCAATGGCCTGTGATCTCTACTGTCAAAAGGACCCCAAACTCAGAAGGGACTCCACTTCTGCTCTCCCTGTCTTGAAGTGTCTCATATTTCTTAAACAAGGGGTCCCACACTTTTGTGTCCCACACTTTCATTTCTCACTGGCTCCTACAAATTGGGTAGCTGGTCCTGGGCTCCCAGTGAAATGCTAATGAGGAAGGAAAGATATCCaccatccttctccttcctttcttatcAAATTCATAAGCAAATCCTAATGCCTTTTCCTTCAACTTGTTTCCTGTTGCCTTCCATTAGCCTTCCTCATCACTCATCCCCCTAGACCAAGTCGCTGGTCTTGAGCCCAGGAGTAGGCTTGTGTtccaataaacttttatttataaaagccaggGGTAAAGCCAGGCAGGGTTCTGGGTCCATAGTTATCCTGGGTTAGATTCTCTCTCAGGATACTTCTTTATCAAGTGTTCTATAATTTTTGTGTAACTGAAAGCATCTTACAGCTAATTTGGTGAAAGGGATTGTCCATTTCAAACTTACTTGCTGAAGTAGAAGgcaaaaacaggctcagaaatggCACCTTGATTCATCAGCTTGTCAAAGATGGGGATTGCTCCAGAAGGGGATATGTTGGGGTAGTTCAAGCCCAAGACGCCATCAAAAGGCATATCCTTAAACCCGTATTCTGCCGTGCTTAGACCAAACGGCTGGTCAGTGCTTACAAGGTCCCCGATCTGTGGGAAAGAAGAGTGTTCCCACTTACAGATACCTGAATTGGGGCTAGGACTGGGCTGGGATGCATTGCCATTAGGTCCTCAGAGAAGAATTGAGGTTGGGCTCTGTCTTTGGTGGCTGACAGACAGTGAGATCAAGCTGGAAGGGGAATTTGGGTTCCATTTGAGAGAGGCTGTGAATTTTATAACATCTGCCACTCTGAAAAATACCACCTGAGTGAGTCATTTTGGCCTCGTGGCTTCTGTAGAGGTGGGGCAACCAAGAGTCAGGCCAGGTCCCATTCATGCCACCTTATGGACAAAACAATCGAGAGCAAGATGGCCTTCTCTGGCATCACTGTGACCTAATGACAGGAATGGACTGCATTCTCTGTAATGTACTGTGGATTCTGCATCTGTCCAGGAAGACAGAAGCCGAAAACACAATCTTGCTTGCAGGGTTCTATGAAATTACTGCCCGCAGAAATCACTTTTGGGGAATTGTGTATATTCCTGtgagtgtgtatgagagagaaaagagggaacaTAACTACTCAAGTATTTTGGGAGAGGCAGGCCATAGGTTTATTAGACTCTCAAGGGTCCCCTAGAGTGAGAATTCATTTATCAGGCACCTTGACTTCTCAGACCCCCAGTTTCCGACTCTGGATACCTGAAGCCCTTGACTGCTCCCAGGGTCCTCAGATCAGTTTTATCCTGTCCACAGAAACCCACAGTAACTTCAGTCCTGAAAAGCCAGCCTAGCTCCACCTTTAACCACATGTGTACCCTCAGCAAGGACCTTGCTGTCTGTACCTCAGTTCCCTCATATGTCTCATGAGCTAATCAGAGTAACTGCTGTGTGTGGTTGTTGCAGGATTAAACCAGTTATCACCTGAAAGTGCCTGGAACAGTGTGTGAATATAAAAGTGGGTGCTTTTATCCTTTCTTCTCGCTCCCAGCAAAATGAACCTTAAActgctcatgggcagaggagctgcaaGTCCACACCTCAAACCACTCTCTGGGTTAGCTAATCTGTTTAC
Proteins encoded:
- the LOC109554679 gene encoding pregnancy-associated glycoprotein 1-like codes for the protein MKWLVVLGLVAFSECIVKIPLRRVNTMRKILSEENMLNNFLKERAYRLSQISFRGSNITHPLRNIRDLVYVGRITIGTPPQEFQVVFDTGSSDLWVPSDFCTSPACSTHVRFRHLQSSTFRPTNKTFRITYGSGRMKGVVAHDTVRIGDLVSTDQPFGLSTAEYGFKDMPFDGVLGLNYPNISPSGAIPIFDKLMNQGAISEPVFAFYFSKDKREGSVVMFGGVDHRYYKGELKWVPLIQAGGWIVHMDRISFERKVIACSGGCEALVDTGAPLIDGPKPLVDNIQKLIGATPRGSKYYVSCSAVSTLPSIIFTINSINYRLPARAYILKDSRGHCYTAFKEHRLSLPKEFWILGDVFLRRYFSVFDRGNDRIGLARAV